A section of the Acanthochromis polyacanthus isolate Apoly-LR-REF ecotype Palm Island chromosome 1, KAUST_Apoly_ChrSc, whole genome shotgun sequence genome encodes:
- the myct1b gene encoding myc target protein 1 homolog: MAQNETHPILEILQSFNLGDMILAFCLSVLVGLVLGALIYVLLTWASRRRATARITRRSKKKSGISQARDPTGSQMGLYRSTFLSVYRQPSLEPVGPLGSKPGAETSTFRPLVKKSRPSLDMGEDTQVTEDTAASSDSTSLVPNKRHSFWLGSNGLKGFLPSQTPPPAYDSVIHAFEETCT; this comes from the exons atggcacaaaatgaaacacatcCCATTTTGGAAATACTGCAATCATTTAATCTTG GCGATATGATTCTGgcattttgtctgtctgtgctggTTGGCCTGGTGCTGGGCGCTTTGATCTACGTTCTGCTGACCTGGGCGTCGAGGCGCCGGGCCACGGCCAGGATCACCAGGCGCTCCAAAAAGAAATCTGGCATTTCACAAGCCCGTGACCCTACAGGCAGCCAGATGGGCCTCTACAGAAGCACTTTCCTGAGCGTCTACAGGCAACCTTCCCTCGAGCCGGTGGGGCCTCTGGGGAGCAAACCGGGAGCAGAGACCTCCACCTTTCGGCCTCTGGTCAAGAAGAGCAGGCCCAGTCTGGACATGGGAGAAGACACACAGGTGACCGAGGACACGGCGGCTTCGTCTGATTCAACCTCTCTGGTGCCAAACAAGAGGCACTCATTCTGGCTGGGCAGCAATGGACTGAAAGGATTCCTGCCCTCTCAGACGCCCCCTCCGGCGTACGACAGTGTCATCCACGCCTTTGAGGAGACGTGCACTTGA
- the tulp4b gene encoding tubby-related protein 4 yields MSRNYEPGHSVGMLAAVEHGPILCSDSNILCLSWKGRVPKSEKDKPVCRRRYYEEGWLATGNGRGVVGVTFTSSHCRRDRSTPQRINFNLRGHNSEVVLVRWNEPFQKLATCDMEGGIFVWIQYEGRWSVELVNDRGAQVSDFTWSHDGTQALIAYRDGFVLVGSVSGQRHWSSEINLESQITCGIWTPDDQQVLFGTADGQVIVMDCHGRMLAHVLLHESDGIVSMSWNCPDFLVEDSTESDTDSDDNILPLVRRVKPLLTVTFLSGDISLMNNYDDLSPAVIRSGLKDVEAQWCSQGDLLAVAGMERHGLPAESACASIMRNALVKFYNVQGEHIYTLETPAQRPITTICWGHRDSRLFLACGPALYVVRVEHRVASLQLLCQQGIASALREEKDVGKLNMPSLLCSYVTTAFIPTIKPPIPDPNNIRDFVSYPTAGNERLHCTMKRAEDSPEAGGPCYTLYLEYLGGLVPILKGRRISKLRPEFVIMDPKNDGKAEEVCVNPMISYTDSCNCSDSSDIELSDEWVGKKSPKLSRGNRLTMESRKSPKLSRANQEGQRSPRLPTKKPPVRSPSLTRREFSMDGITEHNYLAQVTSNIWGTKFKIVGLASFLPANLGAVIYKTSLLHLQPRQMTIYLPEVRKISHDFMSLPVFNPNVFSEDEDDLPVMGPSGVAGDNPPCTVNIPIAPIHSPAQAMSPTQSIGLVQSLLANQNIQLDVLTNPTATAAAAAAAAAASVPVTDHGQDTVATPYPVPTRYSNPGQVIFNGLEMGPLLPGTLPPPPPPHHLPPQPHPQRSHSQQPRPPPSKQSQQMQTQQQQQQQKMHHHQQQQQQLQQQQLQQQQLQQQQQQQHHHQSQMQQQQQQLQQQQQQLQQQLQQLHHQQTLHQQQQQHQQHQVQQHQQMQQAQHQVTSQQLHHQQQIQQQQQQMQMQHEQMQQQQQQMQQQQQQIRQQILEMRQQQQQLQQQHQQIQQQHQQMQRQHQQMQQQLKMQMSLPPPPSGYPTISLQQIHLLPQMPPPITDPGLDRGDHGHTLKPSLPRTLPPSFNDTDGPVEIQMRKVNPPPPYPGTVVSAAAAAAAATAAATPQTLVTNCDSPSVLAPDPCLKKDEFLLHPVTLQYPTPLGYERITTFDSSGNVEEVCRPRRRLIRNQNAYAVHSIGGSATLKVTSSENKKIQLPYSSATLSRLSVPRYSIPSGDPPPYPDPANQVTATLPPPQRIDSSLIHATLRRDRRDVGLKVPQMMESSRTLPTKAKMNSALALSYQQRVPTALYTCTQCSSNSSSTSVSVSGGGTTSSGIAGGTVVRQDFPPGKGAHHSTIIVHSKSASPMASQSSYSLLGAVDNSRDRTVYVNSAFTEDETLNQQCHLEKSVRQLTLGDVSLTVKRPPPYQWDASTTEEFWLTPEQTMLAPPPGPHKPPPLIISQAQHLDVTRLPFVLTTKPPTSPSTSTLTFPSGYQISLSPFPPGVGHSGPPLQTLQNPPPQCSPNEVVTSVPFAQQDPNLVLPPGYPPNLANLACCPLPPLYPGASSCAGLQLHPVSLHPWNPYPCPPPMQDPPAPPLPTKTHQILEKPILSPPPPTAPPPPPPLPPPPPPTELPPSKSAAEDLAESANNFPEPSSLNESPVPQESERFNKKSRKRLDSRAEEANMPTVSEGKSRKEGRALSDFNTLISSPRLGSREKKKPKGQREQLNKTKKMSRTTNEFQDSSESEPELFISGDELMNQNQSSKKSWKNKRSMRMASELEEIKCRKANEREDRSLGSQGFVYVMANKQPLWNEATQVYQLDFGGRVTQESAKNFQIELDGRQVMQFGRIDGNAYILDFQYPFSAVQAFAVALANVTQRLK; encoded by the exons ATGTCCAGGAACTATGAG CCTGGTCACTCAGTAGGGATGTTGGCTGCCGTGGAACATGGTCCCATCCTCTGCAGCGACTCCAACATCCTCTGCCTGTCGTGGAAAGGCCGGGTCCCCAAGAGCGAGAAGGACAAGCCGGTGTGCCGCCGACGGTACTATGAGGAGGGTTGGCTCGCCACGGGGAACGGGAGAGGAGTCGTTGGGGTGACTTTCACATCGAGTCACTGCAGGAGGGACAGGAGTACACCTCAGAGAATCAATTTTAACCTGCGAGGACACAACAGCGAG GTTGTGCTGGTGCGTTGGAATGAGCCCTTCCAGAAACTGGCCACCTGCGATATGGAGGGAGGCATTTTTGTGTGGATCCAGTATGAAGGAAGATGGTCTGTGGAGTTAGTGAATGACAGAGGAGCCCAG GTGAGCGACTTCACCTGGTCCCATGATGGCACTCAAGCCCTCATCGCGTACAGAGACGGCTTCGTGTTGGTCGGCTCGGTCAGCGGGCAAAGACACTGGTCCTCTGAGATTAACCTGGAGAGTCAAATCACCTGTGGCATCTGGACACCTGATGATCAGCAG GTCTTGTTTGGCACGGCAGATGGTCAGGTGATAGTGATGGACTGTCACGGACGGATGCTCGCCCATGTTCTGCTGCACGAGTCTGATGGGATCGTGAGCATGTCCTGGAACTGCCCCGACTTCCTGGTGGAGGACAGCACAGAGAGCGACACCGACTCCGATGACAATATTCTGCCTTTAG TGCGGAGAGTCAAACCTTTGCTGACAGTCACCTTCTTGTCAGGAGATATCAGTCTGATGAACAACTACGATGACCTCTCTCCTGCTGTAATTCGCTCAGGGCTGAAAG ATGTTGAGGCCCAGTGGTGTTCCCAGGGAGACCTCCTGGCTGTAGCTGGCATGGAGAGACATGGACTCCCTGCTGAGTCTGCATGTGCATCCATTATGAGGAACGCCCTCGTTAAGTTCTATAACGTCCAAGGAGAACACATCTACACTTTGGAAACCCCAGCACAG AGACCCATCACCACCATCTGTTGGGGTCACAGAGACTCTCGCCTCTTCCTCGCCTGTGGACCGGCGCTCTATGTGGTCCGGGTGGAGCATCGGGTGGCCAGCCTCCAACTCTTGTGCCAGCAGGGCATTGCCAGCGCCCTGCGAGAGGAGAAAGACGTGGGGAAGCTGAACATGCCCTCACTGCTCTGCTCTTATGTCACCACCGCTTTCATACCCACCATCAAG CCTCCGATTCCCGACCCCAACAACATCCGTGACTTTGTCAGCTATCCCACAGCTGGCAACGAGAGGCTCCACTGCACCATGAAGCGAGCAGAGGACAGTCCAGAGGCCGGCGGTCCCTGTTACACTCTCTACCTGGAGTATTTAGGAGGGCTGGTGCCGATTCTGAAAGGACGGCGCATCAGTAAACTGCGGCCAGAGTTTGTCATAATGGATCCAAAAAATGACGGCAAGGCAG aggaggtgtgtgtgaaTCCCATGATCTCGTACACTGACAGCTGTAACTGCTCTGACTCCAGTGACATTGAGCTGAGCGACGAGTGGGTTGGAAAAAAGTCACCAAAGCTATCCCGAGGAAACAG GTTAACCATGGAATCGAGAAAATCTCCCAAGCTTTCTCGTGCCAATCAGGAAGGTCAGCGGTCGCCACGGTTACCGACTAAGAAGCCTCCAGTTCGGTCGCCGAGTCTGACACGCCGAGAGTTTTCTATGGATGGAATCACAGAG CACAATTATCTTGCACAAGTCACATCTAACATTTGGGGGACAAAGTTCAAAATTGTTGGACTCGCTTCTTTCCTTCCTGCCAATCTTGGTGCAG TCATCTATAAGACCAGTTTGCTTCATCTGCAACCGAGACAGATGACGATCTACCTTCCAGAAGTGAGAAAGATTTCACATGACTTCATGAGCCTGCCAGTGTTCAACCCCAATGTCTTcagtgaggatgaggatgatttGCCAG TGATGGGGCCGTCTGGAGTGGCAGGAGACAACCCTCCTTGTACCGTCAACATTCCCATTGCTCCCATCCACAGCCCAGCTCAAGCCATGTCCCCGACTCAGAGCATCGGCCTGGTTCAGTCCCTGTTGGCCAATCAGAATATTCAGCTGGATGTCCTGACCAACCCGACAgcaactgcagcagcagcagctgcagcggcAGCAGCTTCTGTCCCTGTTACTGATCATGGCCAGGACACGGTTGCAACACCGTACCCTGTGCCAACTAGATACTCAAACCCTGGTCAGGTGATCTTCAATGGGCTGGAGATGGGTCCTCTTTTACCTGGTACTCTGcctcccccacctccacctcaCCATCTCCCACCACAGCCTCACCCACAGCGGTCTCATTCGCAGCAGCCTCGCCCACCGCCGTCCAAACAGTCCCAACAAATgcagacacagcagcagcaacagcagcagaaaatgcatcatcatcaacagcagcagcagcagctacagcagcagcagctacagcagcagcagctacagcagcagcagcagcaacaacaccaTCATCAGTcgcagatgcagcagcagcagcagcagctacagcagcagcagcaacagctacagcagcagctacaacagctccaccatcagcagACGctacatcagcagcagcaacaacaccaacaacaccaAGTTCAGCAGCACCAACAAATGCAACAGGCTCAGCACCAAGTGACAAGCCAACAGCTGCACCACCAACAGCAaatccaacagcagcagcagcagatgcagATGCAGCATGAGCAGatgcaacaacagcagcagcagatgcagcagcagcagcagcaaatccGGCAGCAGATCTTAGAgatgaggcagcagcagcagcagctccagcagcagcatcagcagatCCAACAGCAACATCAACAGATGCAGAGGCAGCACCAACAaatgcagcagcagctaaaGATGCAGATGTCgctgcctcctcctccatctggcTACCCGACCATTTCCTTACAACAGATTCATCTTCTGCCTCAGATGCCTCCTCCTATCACTGACCCTGGGCTCGATAGGGGCGACCACGGACACACTCTGAAGCCAAGTCTGCCCCGGACTTTACCCCCATCTTTCAATGACACTGATGGGCCTGTGGAGATTCAGATGAGGAAGGtgaatcctcctcctccatatCCAGGGACTGTggtttctgcagcagcagcggcagcagcggcAACAGCCGCTGCCACTCCTCAAACTCTTGTGACAAACTGTGACAGCCCAAGTGTCCTGGCGCCAGACCCCTGCCTGAAGAAGGATGAGTTTTTGCTCCACCCTGTCACCCTGCAGTATCCAACACCTCTGGGGTATGAAAGGATCACAACCTTTGACAGCAGTGGCAACGTGGAGGAGGTCTGTCGGCCTCGCAGGCGGCTCATTCGCAACCAGAATGCGTACGCTGTCCACAGCATCGGGGGCTCAGCCACGCTCAAAGTCACCTCCTCAGAgaataaaaaaattcaacttCCATACAGCTCCGCAACATTAAGTCGCCTGTCTGTCCCTCGTTATTCTATACCAAGTGGAGACCCTCCTCCTTACCCTGATCCAGCCAATCAGGTCACTGCTACACTTCCTCCCCCTCAGAGGATCGATAGCAGTCTGATTCATGCCACTCTACGTCGTGACCGCAGGGATGTGGGACTCAAAGTGCCACAGATGATGGAAAGCTCAAGAACCCTTCCCACAAAGGCTAAAATGAACAGCGCATTAGCACTTTCCTACCAGCAGAGGGTGCCGACTGCTTTGTACACTTGCACACagtgcagcagcaacagcagcagcaccagtgTGAGTGTCAGCGGTGGTGGAACTACAAGCAGCGGCATTGCAGGAGGCACGGTGGTGAGGCAGGACTTCCCACCAGGGAAAGGGGCACATCACAGTACCATTATAGTGCACTCGAAAAGTGCCTCACCGATGGCCTCTCAGTCATCGTACAGCCTGCTGGGTGCTGTTGATAACAGCCGAGACAGGACAGTATACGTGAACTCCGCCTTCACCGAGGACGAGACTTTAAATCAGCAGTGTCACCTTGAAAAATCTGTACGTCAGCTGACTCTCGGCGACGTCAGCTTGACAGTTAAACGCCCTCCGCCTTACCAGTGGGACGCCTCCACCACAGAGGAGTTCTGGCTCACCCCAGAACAAACCATGTTAGCCCCCCCACCAGGACCTCACAAACCTCCTCCGCTCATCATCAGTCAGGCTCAGCACTTGGACGTGACTCGACTTCCGTTCGTCCTCACGACTAAACCTCCAACCAGTCCGAGCACGAGCACGCTCACTTTTCCGTCAGGTTACCAGATATCCTTGTCGCCTTTCCCTCCAGGTGTTGGTCACAGTGGACCCCCGCTCCAGACCTTGCAGAACCCTCCTCCACAGTGTTCCCCAAATGAAGTGGTCACTTCAGTCCCCTTCGCTCAACAGGACCCCAACCTGGTCTTACCACCTGGTTACCCTCCAAATCTGGCCAACTTAGCCTGCTGCCCTCTGCCCCCGCTGTACCCAGGAGCCAGCTCATGTGCCGGACTCCAGCTGCACCCCGTCAGCCTCCACCCCTGGAACCCTTACCCCTGCCCACCGCCCATGCAAGACCCTCCTGCACCTCCCCTCCCCACCAAAACCCACCAGATCCTAGAGAAGCCAATCCTCTCGCCACCTCCCCCTACTGCGCcgcctccaccacctcctcttcCACCTCCTCCGCCGCCGACTGAGTTGCCACCATCCAAAAGTGCCGCAGAAGATCTAGCCGAGTCTGCCAACAACTTCCCGGAGCCATCGTCCCTGAATGAAAGCCCCGTCCCGCAGGAGTCCGAGCGCTTCAACAAGAAGAGCCGCAAAAGACTCGACAGCAGGGCCGAGGAGGCCAACATGCCCACCGTGTCCGAGGGCAAATCCAGAAAGGAAGGCCGAGCGCTGTCCGACTTCAACACTCTCATCTCCAGCCCGAGGCTCGgtagcagagagaagaagaagccgAAAGGCCAGAGAGAGCAGctcaataaaacaaagaagatGAGCAGGACCACAAATGAGTTCCAGGATAGCTCCGAGAGTGAACCGGAGCTGTTCATTAGCGGCGACGAGCTCATGAATCAGAACCAGAGCAGTAAGAAGAGCTGGAAGAACAAGAGGAGTATGCGTATGGCGAGTGAACTAGAGGAGATCAAATGCCGCAAGGCAAATGAAAGAGAGGACCGCAGTTTAGGCAGCCAAGGATTCGTCTATGTGATGGCCAATAAACAGCCATTGTGGAACGAAGCCACCCAGGTGTACCAGCTCGACTTTGGAGGTCGAGTCACGCAGGAGTCGGCAAAGAATTTTCAGATAGAACTGGATGGTAGACAG gtgATGCAGTTTGGAAGAATAGATGGAAATGCTTACATCTTGGATTTCCAGTATCCTTTCTCAGCAGTGCAGGCATTTGCTGTCGCCTTGGCCAACGTGACTCAAAGGCTGAAATGA